The genomic DNA ATTTATTCGTCATGATGTTTCCCGCGGCTTCCAATACTGCAGGACTTACAAAATTTTCCGATGCAATGAGTTCCAGCGTCTCCCGCTCACGCCGTAACTCCCCCTCGATTGAGCGATAGACCTCGGGATCCTGTTGACGAATAGTTGAAAACATTCCCTCTTCATCCTCCAGATTTCAGATTATTGAAAATAGCAGGAACCGGCAAAGTCATTGTCTCTGCCGGTTCCCTAAACTAAATCTACCAGAATTTAATTGCTCGGTCGGCTCACTGAACGATCCAACCAGCTATAGCAATCTTTGGACGGAGCGATCTCCGGCCCTTCATCTTCATGGAAGAACCAGTCCCCCTTGGATGGAATAAAGTTCGTCAAATATTCAATCCGTGCGTTTATCTGACCATAGCCCATGGAGACAGCCTGCTGATAGTCCTCATACGCCATTTGATATACCAGTTTATCGTTAAAATCGGGACTACCTCCGGAGCATTCCGCTGCCAGATTTTCGTATACTTTACCCCGGGTTGCGTAACCAAGACCGTTTTCCGAACCGGTATTGATTGCCCGGCTGGCCCAGTCCATAGCCTGCTGAAATTCCTTCATCTGGATATACAGTTCGGCAATATCGGCCACGATATCTTTCCGCTGGGGATCGATATTCAGAATTCCCCGGTATGCTTCAATGGCTTTTGCCGGCTGTTCCAGATTATCGTAAGCAGCAGCCAGGCGGTTCCATGCCCGAATATTTTCAGAATCAATTGAGGTTACCTCTCGAAATACATTGACCGCCTTCTGGTATTCTCCGCGTTCAAATAACTTTTCACCGTATTCAACACCGTATGTTGAATTTTCCTTGTTGTTCTCCCAGCGGGTTTTCAGCGCGTCAATCGGATCTTTTCCGGCTTTTTCCATCGCCGTAATTAAACTGCTCTGTGCCACGGAATTTTGCGGATCAATTTCCAACACTTTTTGTAAAATCTCGATTTGTTTATCAAACTGATTCGTTGAAAAATAGAGATCCGCAAGATCCATTAGATATTCCACGTTGGTGGAATCCAACGCCACTAACTCTTCCTGTATTTCAATTTGTTTCTGGGTTTGATTGGTAATCTTATACATGTAGGCCAAATTCTGATGCAGATAAAGATTATCCGGCAAATGCTCAAGCCCCTCAGCATATACTGCGATGGCAGAGTCCTGTGTACCTACCTCGCGATACGCATTGCCTAAATACAGGTAAAGATTTTCTGCCATGCCGGGCCCACATCCGAGTTCTCTGACCTGCTCGTAATTTTCGATAGCTTTTTCCCAATTACGCTGCTTATAGTATTCATAGCCGTTACTCAGCATGAACTCACACTTCGCCTTGTTTGCCTGGAGGATCGAATCCTGTCGGGCCTGGGCAACGCTGTCTTCATAGGCTTTTCGTTCTTCAGGTGTCATTTGAGGGGGTTGACACCCGATACTTATCAAGGCAACAACCGCAATCATTCCTGCGATTGCGATGCCTGAATATTTCCTAATTAGAGCTTCCATCAGTTCAATCTCCTTTACCTGTTACGTATTCCGCCACGGAACCAAGGTTCACTCACTGTAATTCCGAGAGAAAATCCTACACTTGTTTCAATTGGATCTGTGTCTGCATATCCGTTTCGTCGGGCAAACGACACTGACAAATCCATCCGGTTCGCACTTTCACCGAACGGTACGCCGATACCACCAACCCATGTCAGTCCGATGGATTGGTTCCCATTGCCACCGGATGTCAGGTATTGTCGCCACCGTATTCCCGATCGAAAAGCCAGCGTCTGCCACCAGTCCTCGGCCTCGTAATCGCTTGCATATTCAATGCCGCCACCGATCTCCAGACCGTCATTATTCATAGAAAAATTACTGGATGTTATTGCATTCAAGTCGGCTGTCGGATGCCAATAATTGACTTCGGCGACCCCCAACCACCGCCCGGTTAACCGGGCCTGGTAACCGAAGCTCATTTCCAACGGCCACAAAATATCCTCAATTTCATCGGTGGTTACTTCCGGAGTATTTACACCATTGTAATATTCAGACTCTTTCCGCAACATCAGCGAGAGCGGAAGTTCGATGCGGAAACCGAGGTTGTCCGATTTCGTAATCAGTGACCGGTACGCTGCCCCCAGAACTATATTCCCGCCATATACATTCGTACTGCCATTCACATATCTTGATGAATAGGAGGGGTCTTGCATCTCCAGCGTCCGTCGGGTATCAATCTGTCCAACGAGTAACGAATATGCTGTGCCTATGGAAATTTTTTCAGAAATCCGCCATCCGAACCCGATAAAATTACTCCCAACACCACCAGAGCCGGTTAAATCAATGGAATACCCTACGTTTTCGGCAGGATTTTCCAAAGATGGAATGCTGTCCTGGCGTGCATAATGATAATTCACAAAACTCAGGG from Candidatus Neomarinimicrobiota bacterium includes the following:
- a CDS encoding tetratricopeptide repeat protein, with product MEALIRKYSGIAIAGMIAVVALISIGCQPPQMTPEERKAYEDSVAQARQDSILQANKAKCEFMLSNGYEYYKQRNWEKAIENYEQVRELGCGPGMAENLYLYLGNAYREVGTQDSAIAVYAEGLEHLPDNLYLHQNLAYMYKITNQTQKQIEIQEELVALDSTNVEYLMDLADLYFSTNQFDKQIEILQKVLEIDPQNSVAQSSLITAMEKAGKDPIDALKTRWENNKENSTYGVEYGEKLFERGEYQKAVNVFREVTSIDSENIRAWNRLAAAYDNLEQPAKAIEAYRGILNIDPQRKDIVADIAELYIQMKEFQQAMDWASRAINTGSENGLGYATRGKVYENLAAECSGGSPDFNDKLVYQMAYEDYQQAVSMGYGQINARIEYLTNFIPSKGDWFFHEDEGPEIAPSKDCYSWLDRSVSRPSN